In a single window of the Terriglobia bacterium genome:
- the mnmA gene encoding tRNA 2-thiouridine(34) synthase MnmA: MTRGRVAVAMSGGVDSSAAAAVLKEEGYDVVGFSMQLYDQRRNGPEEDVRRSGRCCALDDLYDARQVASRLGIPHYVVNFEHEFEQLVVQSFIEDYRNGLTPSPCVLCNSRMKFDHLVKLAAKVEAGHVATGHYARVTRDEQTGRYLLLKGLDLEKDQSYFLFELRQEQLARAMFPLGGLDKASVRQIARRYGLEVAEKAESQEICFVSDGDYASFVERHLREEGGRRESFAGEIVDPEGRVVGTHPGIHHYTIGQRRGLGIAHSAPLYVIDLQPREKRVIVAERSRLAKSVFRAERANWIAVPEPAEPLRAAVKIRSRHAEAPATVTPSAGGSVQVEFDVPQMAVTPGQAAVFYQGDRVLGGAWITRDNGS; the protein is encoded by the coding sequence ATGACGCGTGGCCGCGTGGCGGTGGCGATGAGCGGCGGTGTGGACAGTTCTGCAGCCGCCGCGGTTTTGAAGGAAGAGGGCTACGATGTCGTCGGTTTTTCCATGCAATTGTACGATCAGAGGCGCAACGGGCCCGAGGAAGATGTGCGACGGTCCGGACGCTGCTGTGCGCTCGACGATCTCTATGACGCCCGGCAGGTCGCGTCCCGGCTCGGCATCCCGCATTACGTCGTCAACTTCGAGCATGAATTCGAGCAGTTGGTCGTGCAATCCTTCATCGAAGACTACCGCAACGGTCTTACCCCGTCACCGTGTGTTCTCTGCAACTCGCGCATGAAGTTCGATCACCTGGTGAAACTCGCGGCGAAAGTTGAGGCCGGCCATGTGGCCACCGGACACTACGCGCGTGTCACGCGCGACGAACAAACCGGCAGGTACCTGCTCCTGAAGGGGCTCGATCTCGAGAAGGATCAATCCTATTTCCTGTTCGAGTTGCGCCAGGAGCAACTGGCCCGAGCCATGTTCCCGCTCGGCGGGCTCGACAAGGCGTCGGTGCGGCAGATCGCGCGCCGATACGGCCTGGAAGTGGCCGAAAAGGCCGAAAGCCAGGAGATCTGCTTCGTGTCGGATGGGGACTACGCCAGTTTCGTCGAGAGGCATCTCCGCGAAGAAGGGGGCCGGAGGGAATCCTTCGCGGGCGAAATTGTCGACCCGGAAGGCAGGGTGGTGGGAACTCATCCGGGCATCCACCATTATACGATCGGGCAGCGGCGCGGGCTGGGCATCGCGCACTCCGCTCCCTTGTATGTGATCGACCTTCAGCCGCGCGAGAAACGAGTGATCGTGGCGGAGCGCTCCCGGCTGGCCAAGAGCGTTTTCCGCGCCGAGCGCGCGAACTGGATTGCCGTTCCCGAACCGGCCGAACCCCTGCGTGCGGCCGTTAAAATCCGGTCGCGGCACGCGGAAGCTCCAGCCACCGTCACGCCTAGCGCCGGCGGTTCCGTGCAGGTCGAATTCGATGTTCCACAGATGGCAGTTACCCCGGGGCAGGCTGCCGTGTTTTATCAGGGCGACAGGGTACTCGGCGGCGCATGGATCACTCGCGACAACGGTTCTTAG
- the lpxD gene encoding UDP-3-O-(3-hydroxymyristoyl)glucosamine N-acyltransferase, protein MIYTVSEIAALLGLEFRGDGSRRLSRVSSWESADDTALVFLERERKADPIAAGLRAGCVLAPPDFVPVAGNAILSGNPKLDFARAAALLTAPEPASGRRHPSAAISPEAVVAGDVDLGPFVVIGARARIFGGCILHAGVVIGDDCVLGEQCTLHPNVVLYPGSILGDRVVLHAGVVVGGDGFGYVFDGRTQIKFPQVGGIIIEDDVEIGSNTTLDRGSLGVTRIAAGAKIDNLVQIAHNVQIGRGVVIAAQTGISGSTVIEDYAVIGGQVGFGDHAHVQKGVVIGSKAGVLPGKIVRAGEVYWGVPVRPLREYKRLNALFGRLPELKADIDSLKEAVAKLEKALLENE, encoded by the coding sequence ATGATCTATACCGTATCCGAAATCGCTGCTTTGTTGGGCCTCGAGTTCCGTGGCGACGGCAGCCGCCGGCTTAGCAGGGTCTCCAGCTGGGAGAGTGCTGACGACACCGCCCTGGTATTTCTCGAACGGGAACGGAAAGCCGACCCGATCGCCGCCGGACTTCGTGCCGGCTGCGTGCTGGCGCCCCCCGATTTCGTGCCTGTCGCTGGCAATGCAATTCTCTCCGGCAATCCCAAGCTGGACTTTGCACGGGCCGCCGCCTTGCTCACCGCCCCGGAGCCCGCCTCCGGCCGTCGACACCCGAGCGCTGCTATCTCTCCTGAAGCCGTAGTCGCCGGCGATGTCGACCTCGGGCCATTCGTTGTGATCGGCGCCCGCGCCCGGATATTCGGAGGATGCATCCTGCATGCGGGCGTGGTGATCGGGGATGACTGCGTATTGGGTGAGCAATGCACCCTTCACCCGAACGTGGTGTTGTATCCGGGATCCATTCTGGGTGACCGGGTTGTGCTCCATGCCGGTGTTGTCGTAGGCGGCGACGGGTTCGGATATGTTTTCGACGGCCGCACCCAGATCAAGTTTCCACAGGTCGGTGGGATTATCATCGAAGACGACGTCGAGATAGGTTCCAACACCACACTCGACAGAGGATCGCTGGGTGTGACCCGCATCGCCGCCGGTGCGAAGATCGACAACCTGGTGCAGATCGCACACAACGTTCAGATCGGACGGGGAGTGGTCATAGCGGCCCAGACCGGCATTTCCGGCAGCACCGTGATCGAGGATTACGCCGTGATCGGCGGGCAGGTCGGGTTTGGGGATCACGCCCACGTCCAGAAGGGCGTAGTGATCGGCTCGAAGGCAGGCGTACTCCCCGGCAAGATCGTCCGCGCCGGAGAAGTGTATTGGGGAGTTCCCGTGCGCCCGCTGCGCGAATACAAACGCCTCAACGCGCTTTTCGGCAGGCTGCCCGAACTGAAAGCCGACATCGATTCCCTGAAGGAGGCCGTCGCCAAACTCGAGAAAGCGCTCCTGGAGAATGAATAG
- a CDS encoding (2Fe-2S)-binding protein, which yields MKEIIDFRLNGKPTKLEVEGDRMLLWVLRTDLNLTGTKFGCGASLCGACTVVVNKEAMRSCQLPVKEVRGKEVVTIEGLETNGNLHPLQKAFAEHDALQCGFCTPGMIMTAYGLMLKNPKLTRAQIIDGMEQNLCRCGTHKRIVEAIESVAKK from the coding sequence ATGAAAGAAATCATTGATTTTCGACTCAACGGCAAGCCCACCAAGCTGGAGGTCGAAGGCGACCGAATGCTGTTATGGGTGCTGCGTACGGACCTGAATCTCACGGGAACGAAGTTCGGCTGCGGCGCGAGCTTGTGCGGTGCATGCACGGTAGTAGTCAACAAGGAAGCGATGCGCTCTTGCCAGCTTCCTGTGAAAGAGGTGCGGGGCAAGGAGGTCGTTACCATCGAAGGATTGGAGACCAACGGCAACCTGCATCCACTCCAGAAAGCATTCGCCGAGCACGATGCTCTGCAATGCGGTTTCTGCACGCCCGGCATGATCATGACCGCCTACGGATTGATGTTGAAGAATCCGAAGCTCACCCGAGCCCAGATCATTGACGGCATGGAACAGAATCTGTGCCGTTGCGGCACTCATAAACGCATCGTCGAAGCAATCGAAAGTGTTGCCAAAAAGTGA
- the lpxB gene encoding lipid-A-disaccharide synthase — translation MNHSNMEERSILVVVGETSADRYGANLVRKLRMLRGERPLRVFGTGGDEMQAAGVEILCHIRNLASIGVREAVHHLRDYYRTFRLLTETCRQRRPSAAVLMDFPDFNLRLAKRLKRLGIKVIYYISPQLWAWRSGRVRIVRQYVDRMLVILPFEEEYYRVRGVNVEFVGHPILEDFDATSDRESFLSELGLNPFLRTIALLPGSRRVEVEHMLPTFLQASRRILRRLPAQFLVSVAPDIDPGQVARIASRILGEDGDRMQFRMVSASARTILANSDFGFIKCGTSTLEAALVGTPFLIAYRVSPLNWSVGNILIRSRYKGLVNLIAKEEIVPEYLQGKATPEALSRAALEYLEQPEKAATMRARLAAVRSMLGSRCASDRAAALVAGYLE, via the coding sequence GTGAATCATTCCAACATGGAAGAGCGTTCCATTCTGGTTGTGGTCGGAGAAACGTCCGCGGATCGCTACGGGGCGAATCTGGTCCGGAAGCTGCGGATGCTGCGCGGTGAGCGGCCCTTGAGGGTTTTCGGTACCGGCGGGGACGAGATGCAGGCGGCCGGAGTCGAGATTCTGTGTCACATCCGCAACCTTGCCAGCATCGGAGTGCGCGAGGCGGTCCACCACCTGCGCGATTATTATCGGACCTTCCGGCTGCTCACAGAGACCTGCCGTCAAAGGCGCCCTTCCGCAGCCGTACTGATGGATTTTCCCGACTTCAACCTCCGGCTTGCGAAAAGACTGAAACGCCTGGGCATAAAAGTTATCTATTACATCAGCCCGCAGCTGTGGGCGTGGCGGAGTGGCCGGGTCAGGATCGTTCGGCAGTATGTGGACCGCATGCTGGTCATCCTGCCGTTTGAAGAAGAGTATTATCGGGTGCGGGGAGTAAACGTGGAATTCGTCGGGCATCCTATTCTGGAAGACTTTGACGCCACCAGCGATCGGGAAAGCTTTCTCTCCGAGCTTGGACTGAATCCCTTTCTCAGGACGATCGCCCTGCTGCCCGGAAGCCGGCGCGTGGAGGTCGAGCATATGCTCCCCACGTTCCTGCAAGCATCACGGCGGATTTTGCGCCGTCTGCCGGCGCAGTTCCTGGTCTCCGTGGCGCCGGATATCGATCCAGGCCAGGTGGCCAGGATCGCCTCCAGAATATTGGGGGAAGATGGCGACCGGATGCAATTCCGTATGGTTTCCGCTTCAGCGCGAACCATCCTGGCCAACTCGGATTTCGGATTCATCAAGTGCGGCACGAGCACCCTGGAGGCGGCGCTGGTGGGGACTCCGTTCCTGATTGCGTACCGGGTTTCTCCCTTGAACTGGAGTGTGGGAAATATATTGATTCGCAGTCGCTACAAGGGGCTGGTAAACTTGATTGCCAAGGAAGAGATTGTCCCGGAGTACCTGCAGGGGAAAGCAACCCCCGAGGCACTTTCCCGTGCAGCCCTGGAATACCTGGAACAGCCTGAAAAGGCCGCCACAATGAGGGCGCGTCTGGCTGCGGTCCGCAGTATGCTGGGCTCACGTTGCGCTTCCGACAGGGCCGCTGCTCTGGTGGCGGGGTACCTGGAGTGA
- a CDS encoding radical SAM protein has translation MYTDHIVREERERSPLWTWAGSSLVRGASDLLWRAFQTVNRHIPEGRLPHPRWAPDRIPKNRQRTSPPLGFPRVTDSLCPHCIPEARAKIVKGELDPAAVINGHLGEIRAELFEENGRILMRKVCEKHGPFEDVLSTNPAFTRRIENLFFGRDFEIADDAGIHCHGPSSIKYGRGTVLTVDLTNRCNMMCGPCFMDANQVGYVHEPSFEIVKAILDRAVSFKPRRQVIILFSGGEPTLSPFFLESVAYAKKLGFYRILAATNGIRFAQSEEFTRQAREAGLHGTYLQFDGVTNEKNQHRGVANLLDVKLQAIENTARVGMKTTLVATIVNGINNDAIGSIVNFAVRNIDKVQTVVLQPISFSGRDEEVDDQTRYAQRYPLSQMVEDLKTQMHGDWEPMRDWFPLSTYSAMTNVMDILQGPDAPWGWSACNCHPDCGVTSLLVVNRRTHEWTPLSKFVDFERFTRDVISIADGARGKTLTSAQLALAILRNYKAKEAPAGFPLSRIISLLKPSSERPDSDRNDRMKIHSGQDDWRVLCVEGMLFQDLWTYDFRRTEMCVIPYGTEEGEVSFCAYNTGVGWRQIIENRHKTATLTEWHNTKGRHRIYAKGRAVELESTSHTLLLPEAEAGSKCPACSPELPGKEKEIVPASKSAT, from the coding sequence ATGTACACAGATCATATTGTCCGCGAGGAGCGCGAGCGCAGCCCGCTATGGACATGGGCCGGCTCGTCCCTGGTAAGAGGGGCGTCGGACCTTCTCTGGCGCGCCTTCCAGACAGTCAACCGGCACATTCCCGAAGGCCGGCTTCCGCATCCCCGATGGGCCCCTGACCGGATTCCCAAAAACCGCCAGCGCACCTCACCTCCCCTTGGATTTCCTAGGGTCACCGACTCGCTTTGCCCGCACTGCATCCCGGAGGCGCGCGCCAAAATCGTGAAGGGCGAGCTTGACCCAGCTGCAGTCATCAACGGCCATCTCGGGGAAATCAGAGCCGAGCTTTTCGAGGAGAATGGCCGCATCCTCATGCGCAAGGTGTGCGAGAAGCACGGTCCCTTCGAAGATGTGCTTTCGACCAATCCGGCTTTTACACGCCGCATCGAAAACCTGTTTTTCGGCAGGGATTTCGAAATTGCCGACGACGCGGGCATCCATTGCCACGGGCCTTCCTCGATCAAGTACGGCCGGGGTACCGTGCTTACGGTCGACCTGACGAACCGCTGCAACATGATGTGCGGCCCCTGCTTCATGGACGCCAACCAGGTCGGGTATGTCCACGAACCGAGCTTCGAGATCGTCAAGGCGATCCTGGATCGTGCGGTTTCGTTCAAGCCGCGGCGCCAGGTGATCATCCTGTTCTCGGGCGGCGAGCCGACACTTTCTCCGTTTTTTCTCGAATCGGTCGCCTATGCCAAAAAGCTCGGCTTCTACAGGATTCTGGCGGCTACCAACGGGATCCGGTTTGCCCAGAGCGAGGAATTTACGCGCCAGGCTCGCGAGGCCGGGCTGCATGGAACGTATCTGCAGTTCGATGGCGTCACGAACGAGAAAAACCAGCATCGTGGTGTAGCCAACCTGCTCGACGTCAAGCTGCAGGCAATAGAGAACACCGCCCGGGTCGGAATGAAAACCACACTCGTGGCCACGATCGTGAACGGGATTAATAACGACGCGATCGGATCCATCGTGAATTTTGCCGTCAGGAACATCGACAAGGTGCAGACCGTCGTGTTACAGCCCATCTCTTTCTCGGGCAGGGACGAGGAAGTTGACGACCAGACCCGCTACGCACAGCGCTATCCACTGTCTCAGATGGTCGAGGACCTGAAAACCCAAATGCACGGGGATTGGGAACCGATGAGAGACTGGTTTCCGCTGTCCACCTACAGTGCGATGACGAACGTGATGGACATTCTCCAGGGCCCGGACGCGCCGTGGGGTTGGAGCGCATGCAATTGCCATCCCGATTGTGGTGTGACCAGTCTTCTGGTGGTCAACCGCCGTACGCATGAATGGACACCGCTGTCCAAATTCGTGGACTTCGAGCGGTTTACCCGGGACGTGATCAGCATTGCCGACGGCGCGCGGGGAAAAACGCTGACTTCAGCCCAGCTGGCGCTGGCCATCTTGCGCAACTACAAGGCGAAGGAAGCTCCGGCGGGATTCCCCCTGTCCCGTATCATCAGTCTGCTCAAGCCCAGCTCGGAAAGACCCGACAGCGACAGGAATGACCGGATGAAGATACACTCCGGCCAGGATGACTGGCGTGTGCTATGCGTTGAAGGAATGCTGTTCCAGGACCTGTGGACCTACGATTTCCGGCGCACGGAAATGTGCGTGATTCCTTACGGAACCGAGGAAGGGGAAGTATCGTTTTGCGCTTACAACACGGGCGTCGGATGGCGCCAGATTATCGAAAACAGGCACAAAACGGCAACACTGACCGAGTGGCACAATACGAAAGGCCGGCACAGGATCTATGCCAAGGGTAGGGCCGTGGAGCTGGAATCCACAAGTCATACCCTGCTGTTACCTGAGGCAGAGGCCGGCTCGAAATGCCCCGCATGCAGCCCGGAGCTTCCTGGAAAAGAGAAGGAAATTGTGCCGGCCAGCAAGTCGGCCACATAA
- a CDS encoding molybdopterin-dependent oxidoreductase: MGDEKSKVFETPDSASGLSLDRRDFFKLVGGGIIVWFTLDEAVLLGQRGPSYPADLNAYLKIGENGRVTVYSGKIEMGQGVVTSLAQEAADELGVALESIDMVMGDTDLCPPDSGTYGSMSTRFFGPWVRAAAAEARDILLDLAAEQLKTPKEKLSVEAGAVFVTADKKTRVTFAQLAKGQKIMRKTQAAPLSATKFQAPPAHPTLMGKATKRTDAVAKVTGKAKYAGDMREPGMLYARILRPPAHGATLKSVNTSAAEKMPGIIVVNQEGLIAVLHQDPEAAEKALASIKAEFNIPVPAVDNLTIFDHILKSSPRAQENDARGDLTAGEKAAATVFEGKYVTAYGAHAPIETHTALAKIEGGKATVWISTQGPFPNQRQIVQALGFTPENVRVITPFVGGGFGGKNPAPQAVEAARLAKITGKPVQVMFSRAEEFFYDTYRPAGVVKIKSGITAAGKICLWDYNVYAAGARSSEQFYDVPNSIIRVYGQGMGGGGSVHPFGTGAWRAPGAPVNVFARESQIDIMAASAKMDPLEFRLNNTSDLRMRTVLQAAADQFPWKKAAAPSGRGYGIACGIDAETYVAQIVEVAVDKASGKVKVKRVVCAQDMGFAVNPEGAKMQMEGCITMGLGYTLSEDISFKGGQIFTTNFDTYEIPHFSGVPAIEAILVKNDELAPKGGGEPAIVPLGGAVANAIFDASGARLYQFPMTPERIKEALKKA, encoded by the coding sequence ATGGGAGATGAAAAATCCAAGGTTTTCGAAACGCCAGATTCGGCATCCGGACTCTCCCTGGACAGGCGCGACTTCTTCAAGCTCGTGGGCGGAGGCATCATCGTATGGTTCACGCTCGACGAAGCGGTCTTGTTGGGGCAGCGGGGGCCAAGCTATCCGGCCGATCTGAACGCCTATCTGAAGATCGGCGAGAATGGCAGGGTGACGGTTTATTCGGGAAAGATCGAGATGGGACAAGGAGTCGTCACATCACTCGCCCAGGAAGCGGCCGACGAGCTCGGTGTGGCGCTCGAATCGATCGACATGGTCATGGGTGATACGGATCTGTGCCCGCCCGACAGCGGGACCTATGGATCGATGTCGACTCGCTTCTTCGGTCCGTGGGTGAGGGCCGCAGCAGCCGAAGCCCGGGACATCCTGCTCGACCTGGCGGCGGAACAGCTCAAGACTCCGAAAGAGAAACTCAGCGTGGAGGCCGGAGCCGTCTTTGTTACCGCCGACAAGAAAACCCGGGTGACGTTCGCACAGCTGGCCAAGGGCCAGAAAATCATGCGCAAGACGCAGGCCGCCCCATTGTCGGCAACCAAGTTCCAGGCCCCGCCCGCCCACCCGACCCTCATGGGCAAAGCGACAAAACGAACCGATGCCGTGGCGAAAGTCACGGGCAAGGCAAAGTATGCGGGAGACATGCGCGAGCCGGGTATGCTGTATGCACGGATCCTGCGCCCGCCGGCACACGGCGCCACTCTGAAGAGCGTCAATACCTCGGCGGCAGAGAAAATGCCCGGGATCATCGTGGTCAACCAGGAAGGTCTGATCGCGGTGCTCCATCAGGATCCCGAAGCCGCAGAAAAGGCTCTCGCAAGCATCAAGGCCGAATTTAATATCCCCGTGCCGGCGGTCGACAATCTGACGATATTCGACCACATCCTCAAATCGAGCCCTCGAGCTCAGGAGAACGATGCCAGAGGCGATCTCACCGCAGGGGAGAAAGCCGCTGCAACGGTATTCGAGGGTAAGTATGTAACGGCCTACGGCGCCCATGCGCCTATCGAAACTCATACTGCTCTGGCAAAGATCGAAGGCGGAAAGGCGACGGTCTGGATTTCCACCCAGGGTCCCTTCCCGAACCAGCGACAAATAGTTCAGGCTCTCGGTTTCACACCCGAGAATGTCCGGGTCATCACCCCATTCGTCGGCGGCGGTTTCGGCGGCAAGAATCCCGCCCCGCAGGCGGTTGAGGCGGCAAGACTGGCGAAAATCACCGGAAAACCCGTGCAGGTGATGTTCAGCCGGGCGGAGGAGTTCTTCTACGATACTTACAGGCCGGCTGGGGTCGTCAAGATCAAATCAGGCATCACCGCTGCAGGCAAGATCTGTCTGTGGGACTACAATGTCTATGCCGCGGGAGCGAGAAGCTCCGAGCAGTTCTACGATGTTCCCAACAGTATTATCAGGGTCTATGGCCAGGGCATGGGAGGCGGCGGCAGCGTTCATCCTTTCGGCACCGGCGCCTGGCGAGCCCCGGGTGCGCCGGTGAACGTCTTTGCGCGCGAGTCGCAGATCGACATCATGGCAGCAAGCGCCAAGATGGATCCGCTGGAATTCCGCCTGAACAACACCTCCGACCTGAGAATGCGGACGGTACTCCAGGCGGCGGCGGACCAATTCCCATGGAAAAAGGCAGCTGCTCCCAGCGGCCGCGGTTATGGCATCGCCTGCGGCATCGACGCCGAGACTTATGTTGCGCAAATTGTCGAGGTCGCAGTCGACAAAGCCAGCGGGAAAGTAAAGGTGAAGCGCGTCGTATGTGCCCAGGATATGGGCTTTGCCGTCAATCCCGAGGGTGCCAAGATGCAGATGGAAGGATGCATCACCATGGGATTGGGATACACCCTGTCGGAAGACATCAGCTTCAAGGGGGGCCAGATCTTTACCACCAATTTTGACACCTATGAAATTCCCCACTTTTCGGGAGTGCCCGCAATTGAAGCGATTCTGGTGAAGAATGACGAGTTGGCACCCAAGGGTGGGGGCGAACCTGCCATCGTGCCCCTGGGTGGGGCCGTCGCCAATGCGATCTTCGACGCGAGCGGCGCCCGCCTGTATCAATTCCCGATGACTCCCGAAAGAATCAAAGAGGCGTTAAAAAAAGCCTGA
- a CDS encoding isoprenylcysteine carboxylmethyltransferase family protein has translation MPLCRIGVVVFLFMHPSRQSLVVGGAVAALGALLRLWAAGHIDKGKSLATGGPYAMTRNPLYLGSLIMALGVLLAGQVYWLLLPFGILYIALYYPVMKKEEQDLLQGYGEGFLEYAGRVPRFFPNFKAAPIRSSSFLWSRVKRNREHRHLLVLALAEIFLIVRSFL, from the coding sequence GTGCCACTGTGCAGAATCGGGGTGGTGGTTTTTCTGTTCATGCACCCGTCGCGGCAGTCTCTCGTGGTCGGAGGCGCGGTCGCCGCTCTCGGGGCGCTTCTCCGGCTTTGGGCTGCCGGGCATATCGACAAGGGCAAGTCTCTGGCCACCGGCGGGCCATATGCCATGACGCGCAATCCGCTCTATCTCGGATCCCTTATCATGGCACTCGGAGTGCTTCTTGCCGGGCAGGTATATTGGCTCCTGCTGCCGTTTGGCATCCTCTATATCGCGCTTTACTATCCAGTCATGAAGAAAGAGGAGCAGGATCTGTTGCAGGGCTACGGGGAAGGATTTCTTGAGTATGCCGGGCGGGTTCCCAGGTTCTTCCCGAACTTCAAGGCGGCTCCCATACGTTCGTCCTCTTTCCTCTGGTCGCGCGTCAAACGGAATCGGGAGCATCGCCACCTGCTGGTCCTCGCACTCGCTGAGATATTTCTCATCGTGAGGAGCTTTCTGTAA